Proteins encoded in a region of the Burkholderia ubonensis subsp. mesacidophila genome:
- a CDS encoding c-type cytochrome produces the protein MKKIVLLSIAAIVVVLLGIFGPTLLDLYRLQQFVATTAEANQADGGAWPRLTDACIGCHGAKGTSLHQGYPSLAGQPAAYVAAQLHDFASGQRADPNMAPLAMTMSEDEIKRLADYYAKQPAVANRYFEPDARLRAKGEQLVTAGACAACHGARLTGQAQFPRLAGQGRDYLLKQLDAFAAGTRNEATGTMKRVTAAMSPEDRDAVATYLASVDPAKQ, from the coding sequence ATGAAAAAAATCGTACTGCTTTCCATTGCCGCGATCGTCGTGGTGCTGCTCGGCATTTTCGGTCCCACTTTGCTCGATCTCTATCGGCTTCAGCAGTTCGTCGCGACGACGGCCGAGGCCAACCAGGCCGACGGCGGCGCGTGGCCGCGCCTGACCGACGCCTGCATCGGGTGTCATGGCGCCAAGGGCACGTCGCTCCACCAGGGGTATCCGAGCCTCGCGGGCCAGCCGGCGGCCTACGTGGCCGCGCAGCTTCACGATTTCGCGAGCGGGCAGCGCGCCGATCCGAACATGGCGCCGCTGGCGATGACCATGAGCGAGGACGAGATCAAGCGGCTGGCCGACTATTACGCGAAGCAGCCGGCCGTCGCGAACCGCTACTTCGAACCGGACGCCCGCCTGCGCGCGAAAGGCGAGCAGCTGGTGACGGCCGGCGCGTGCGCCGCGTGCCACGGTGCGCGGCTGACGGGCCAGGCCCAGTTCCCGCGCCTCGCCGGCCAGGGGCGCGACTATCTGCTGAAGCAGCTCGATGCGTTCGCCGCCGGCACGCGCAACGAGGCCACCGGCACGATGAAGCGCGTCACCGCGGCCATGTCGCCCGAAGACCGGGACGCTGTCGCCACCTATCTGGCAAGCGTCGATCCGGCGAAGCAATGA
- a CDS encoding flavin monoamine oxidase family protein codes for MTKKSSLSSSADLRRRQWLKYAGATAAVGGLALAARPASAGDAKAAGKPGDVLDVVIIGAGLAGLTAARDLCLAGSESFLVLEARDRVGGRTLNHNIDGGYVTEVGGQWIGPGQTAVANLARELEVDTFPSYYDGKTVLLGGDGRMEMDLKGTFGTDEAVTSKLSKLSRDVPSGAPWTSTKAGELDRLSVGDWLAKQDIKPEDQAGWNASISLSGGTMPAKMGLLHFLSMINSAACDYTQLDSIKHSAQETRFVGGSQILSIKMAQQLGDKVRLSTPVRRISGWNTDVVTLHTDGAEIRARKVIVAIHPALCNRVQFDPPLPVARAALQRAWPGHSPARKTAMVYRRPFWRDKGLNGHIFQADGPIFWAYDNSPPGGEIGVINAFIKNAMAPSEPQAAKRMLADLYAQAWGSEALSPVAFHDHDWGRDDPWSITCVSAIPPGFWSTHGAALHPPCGNLIWSGTETANIWAGYMDGAVRSGHQGALQALNALRQA; via the coding sequence ATGACCAAGAAGTCTTCCCTCAGCAGTTCGGCCGACCTGCGGCGCAGGCAATGGCTCAAGTACGCCGGCGCGACGGCTGCGGTCGGCGGCCTGGCGCTCGCCGCCCGGCCGGCAAGCGCCGGCGACGCAAAAGCCGCCGGCAAGCCGGGCGATGTGCTCGACGTCGTCATCATCGGCGCGGGGCTGGCCGGCTTGACCGCCGCGCGGGACCTGTGCCTCGCGGGCAGCGAATCCTTCCTGGTCCTGGAAGCGCGGGACCGCGTCGGGGGCCGCACGCTCAACCACAACATCGACGGCGGATACGTGACGGAAGTCGGGGGCCAGTGGATCGGGCCCGGCCAGACCGCCGTCGCGAATCTCGCCCGCGAGCTGGAAGTCGACACGTTCCCGAGCTACTACGACGGCAAGACGGTGCTGCTCGGCGGCGACGGCCGGATGGAGATGGACCTGAAGGGCACCTTCGGCACCGACGAAGCCGTGACGTCGAAGCTCAGCAAGTTGTCGCGCGACGTGCCGTCGGGTGCGCCGTGGACCTCGACCAAGGCCGGCGAGCTCGACAGGCTGTCGGTCGGCGACTGGCTGGCGAAGCAGGACATCAAGCCTGAAGACCAGGCCGGCTGGAATGCGTCGATCTCCCTGTCCGGCGGCACGATGCCCGCGAAGATGGGGCTCCTGCATTTCCTGTCGATGATCAACTCCGCCGCGTGCGACTACACGCAGCTCGATTCGATCAAGCACAGCGCGCAGGAAACCCGGTTCGTCGGCGGCTCGCAGATCCTCAGCATCAAGATGGCGCAGCAACTGGGCGACAAGGTGCGGCTCTCGACGCCGGTCCGCCGGATCTCCGGCTGGAATACCGACGTCGTCACGCTGCATACCGACGGTGCGGAAATCCGCGCGCGCAAGGTCATCGTGGCCATCCATCCGGCCCTGTGCAACCGGGTGCAGTTCGATCCGCCGCTGCCGGTCGCGCGGGCCGCGCTGCAGCGCGCATGGCCCGGCCATTCGCCGGCGCGCAAGACGGCGATGGTCTACCGCCGCCCGTTCTGGCGCGACAAGGGGCTGAACGGCCACATCTTCCAAGCCGACGGGCCGATCTTCTGGGCCTACGACAATTCGCCGCCGGGCGGCGAGATCGGCGTCATCAACGCGTTCATCAAGAACGCGATGGCGCCGTCTGAACCGCAGGCGGCGAAGCGCATGCTGGCGGACCTCTATGCGCAGGCGTGGGGCAGCGAGGCGTTGTCCCCGGTGGCGTTCCACGACCACGACTGGGGCCGGGACGACCCCTGGTCGATCACCTGCGTCTCGGCGATTCCGCCGGGCTTCTGGAGCACGCATGGCGCGGCGCTGCATCCGCCGTGCGGCAACCTGATCTGGTCGGGCACCGAGACCGCGAACATCTGGGCAGGCTACATGGACGGCGCGGTGCGCTCCGGCCATCAGGGCGCCCTGCAGGCGCTGAATGCGCTGCGTCAGGCCTGA
- a CDS encoding TetR/AcrR family transcriptional regulator, with the protein MDQPSHLVGDSRSVPAATKRLNRAQSRNQTRERLLSAARTIFLKKGCAAASVEDIAVEAGHTRGAFYSNFRSKTELFVELLERDHDEAMAELERIFTAGGTRDEVERKVLAYYRQRYRRHETFLMWTEAKLQAARDVRFRTPFNAFMRKRQERTTACIRAFAERTRAPLRLPAEVLALGLMELCDGVQSRYAVDPQCVTNALADAVLAGFFACTVFDRVPE; encoded by the coding sequence ATGGATCAACCCTCGCACCTGGTCGGCGATTCGCGATCCGTGCCCGCGGCAACGAAGCGCTTGAACCGCGCACAGAGCAGGAACCAGACACGCGAACGTCTGCTGAGCGCCGCACGCACGATCTTCCTGAAGAAGGGCTGCGCTGCCGCGAGCGTCGAGGACATCGCCGTGGAGGCTGGCCACACGCGCGGCGCGTTCTACTCGAACTTCCGCAGCAAGACGGAACTGTTCGTCGAGTTGCTCGAGCGCGATCACGACGAGGCCATGGCGGAGCTGGAGCGGATCTTCACGGCGGGCGGCACGCGCGACGAAGTGGAGCGGAAGGTGCTCGCCTACTACCGGCAGCGCTATCGTCGGCACGAGACGTTCCTGATGTGGACGGAGGCGAAACTGCAGGCGGCGCGCGATGTGCGGTTCCGCACGCCATTCAATGCGTTCATGAGAAAGCGGCAGGAACGGACGACGGCCTGCATCCGCGCGTTCGCGGAGCGCACGCGGGCGCCGCTGCGGCTGCCGGCGGAAGTGCTGGCGCTGGGCCTGATGGAGCTGTGCGACGGCGTGCAGTCTCGTTATGCGGTCGATCCGCAATGCGTGACGAACGCGCTGGCCGACGCGGTGCTGGCCGGTTTCTTTGCCTGTACGGTATTCGATCGCGTGCCCGAGTGA
- a CDS encoding efflux transporter outer membrane subunit has product MRLLVLPLAVALALSACSMAPRLVKPELPVPVAYTTAGAQADTRANAADLGWRTMFGDPRLQRLIELALDNNRDLRIAVLNVQAAEAQYGIQRAARLPSIDATGSFTRQRTPANADLNPPMPESIQQQYGVNVGINAFEIDLFGRVKSLSDAAFARYLATDQGRRAAQISLVGAVADAYFAERLAQEQRALSERTLGDWQQSLDLARKLKEARQASGVDIAQAEGQVASAAADLEARSRAVSQARNALRLLVGTELPKDLPAPLPLEKQPVVTQLPAGLPSDLLIRRPDIQQAEQNLVAANADIGAARAAFFPRLSLTTTLGFISPGFGSLFNGDHRAWAFSPQVTLPIFQGGRLRSELRLSEVRKSSAVAEYERAIQVAFREVADGLAGSETFDRQLEAQTRVVASAERRTNLSNLRYRAGIEGRLELLDSQRQLYAARQTLLDLRRDEFGNAVALYKALGGGLTDKDAAPAAAATQPGRPAAGAAATPAPANPPASGGAQTAG; this is encoded by the coding sequence ATGCGATTGCTAGTTCTTCCCCTTGCCGTTGCGCTGGCCCTGTCGGCCTGCTCGATGGCGCCCAGGCTGGTGAAGCCCGAACTGCCGGTGCCGGTCGCCTACACGACGGCCGGCGCCCAGGCCGACACGCGCGCGAACGCGGCCGACCTGGGCTGGCGCACGATGTTCGGCGACCCGCGGTTGCAGCGCCTGATCGAATTGGCGCTGGACAACAACCGCGACCTGCGGATCGCGGTGCTCAACGTGCAGGCGGCCGAGGCGCAGTACGGCATCCAGCGTGCCGCGCGGCTGCCGTCCATCGATGCCACGGGCAGCTTCACGCGCCAGCGCACGCCGGCCAACGCCGACCTGAATCCGCCCATGCCCGAGTCGATTCAGCAGCAGTACGGCGTCAACGTCGGGATCAACGCGTTCGAGATCGACCTGTTCGGCCGCGTGAAGTCGTTGTCGGACGCCGCGTTTGCGCGCTACCTGGCGACCGATCAGGGCCGCCGGGCCGCGCAGATCTCGCTCGTCGGCGCGGTGGCGGACGCGTACTTCGCCGAGCGCCTCGCGCAGGAGCAGCGCGCGCTGTCCGAACGCACGCTGGGCGACTGGCAGCAGTCGCTGGATCTTGCGCGCAAGCTCAAGGAGGCGCGTCAGGCCAGCGGCGTGGACATCGCGCAGGCCGAAGGGCAGGTCGCCAGCGCGGCCGCGGACCTGGAGGCGCGCTCGCGCGCCGTATCGCAGGCGCGCAACGCGCTGCGCCTGCTGGTCGGCACCGAGCTGCCCAAGGACCTGCCCGCACCGCTGCCGCTGGAAAAGCAGCCGGTCGTGACCCAGCTGCCGGCCGGCCTGCCGTCCGACCTGCTGATCCGCCGGCCGGACATCCAGCAGGCCGAGCAGAACCTGGTCGCCGCCAATGCCGACATCGGCGCGGCGCGCGCCGCGTTCTTCCCGCGGCTGTCGCTGACCACGACGCTCGGCTTCATCAGCCCGGGGTTCGGCAGCCTGTTCAACGGCGACCACCGTGCGTGGGCTTTCTCGCCGCAGGTCACGCTGCCGATCTTCCAGGGCGGCAGGCTGCGCTCCGAGCTGCGGCTGTCCGAGGTGCGCAAGTCCAGCGCGGTGGCCGAGTACGAACGGGCGATCCAGGTCGCGTTCCGGGAAGTCGCGGACGGCCTGGCCGGCAGCGAAACCTTCGATCGCCAGCTCGAGGCGCAGACCCGGGTGGTCGCCAGCGCCGAGCGCCGCACCAACCTGTCCAACCTGCGCTATCGCGCGGGCATCGAAGGGCGGCTGGAACTGCTCGATTCGCAGCGGCAGCTCTATGCGGCGCGACAGACGCTGCTGGACCTGCGGCGCGACGAGTTCGGCAATGCCGTCGCGCTCTACAAGGCGCTTGGCGGCGGGCTGACGGACAAGGACGCCGCGCCGGCCGCCGCCGCGACGCAGCCGGGCCGGCCCGCTGCCGGGGCGGCCGCGACCCCGGCTCCGGCGAATCCGCCGGCATCGGGCGGTGCGCAGACGGCCGGCTGA